From Passer domesticus isolate bPasDom1 chromosome 8, bPasDom1.hap1, whole genome shotgun sequence, a single genomic window includes:
- the LOC135305827 gene encoding probable inactive protein kinase DDB_G0270444: MLLFVLRKAVPDREEEMEVDTKIDTEEEMEIDGEDPGEEEMDVDVEEEEEMDVYVDEEEEMDVDMEESIEDMDID; this comes from the exons atgctcctctttgttctgaggaag gctgtcccagacagagaggaggagatggaggtagataCAAAGATTGATacggaggaggagatggaaatagacggagaagaccctggagaggaagagatggatgtggatgtggaggaggaagaagagatggacgtgtatgtggatgaggaagaagaaatggatgtggatatggaagagtccattgaggacatggatattgattaa